In Halorubrum sp. PV6, a single window of DNA contains:
- a CDS encoding TATA-box-binding protein: MADPKETISIENVVASTGIGQELDLQSVAMDLEGADYDPEQFPGLVYRTTDPKSAALIFRSGKIVCTGANSIDAVHESLDLVFDELRALQIPVDDPEVTVQNIVTSADLGQSLNLNAIAIGLGLEHIEYEPEQFPGLVYRIDDPDVVALLFGSGKLVVTGGTTPDDAAAAVDVIVEELDGLGLLA; this comes from the coding sequence ATGGCCGACCCGAAGGAGACGATATCGATAGAGAATGTCGTTGCCTCCACCGGGATCGGACAGGAGCTCGACCTCCAGAGCGTCGCGATGGATCTCGAAGGCGCCGACTACGACCCCGAGCAGTTCCCCGGCCTCGTCTACCGCACCACGGACCCGAAATCGGCCGCGCTGATCTTCCGGTCGGGGAAGATCGTCTGTACGGGGGCCAACTCGATCGACGCCGTCCACGAGAGCCTCGATCTGGTGTTCGACGAGCTCCGCGCGCTCCAGATCCCGGTCGACGACCCGGAGGTCACGGTCCAGAACATCGTCACCTCCGCCGACCTCGGCCAGAGCCTCAACCTCAACGCGATCGCCATCGGGCTCGGGTTAGAACACATCGAGTACGAGCCGGAGCAGTTCCCCGGCCTCGTCTACCGGATCGACGACCCCGACGTGGTCGCGCTGCTCTTCGGCAGCGGAAAGCTCGTCGTCACCGGCGGCACGACGCCGGACGACGCCGCGGCCGCCGTCGACGTGATCGTTGAGGAACTCGACGGTCTCGGCCTGCTGGCGTGA
- a CDS encoding methyltransferase domain-containing protein — translation MYWLELAGEEDAFAAREAAVAAAGVELLAPGVARAGSVGLGRDDAGAAVRRLAYTRSATEAVARTDADIDAAAAALEAAPIDRSGTVAVRARNVRNTTAVSTSAAERELGGVLVDRGFDVDLDDPDHVLRALFAAGEREAHESVPGADGDAAAVCALGWVVAEAARDFAPDPTDRPFFQPGSMAPADARAYVNLAGAGPGRTVLDPMCGTGGLPLEAGLVGSDAVACDAQSKMVRGTRENLRAYVGDGSAGPNWHVARGDATDLPLRDDSVDGVAFDAPYGRQSKIARHELADLVAGALAEAARVAPRAVVIADRDWRREARAAGWTVDAAFERRVHRSLTRHVLVLDRRPDRDDRRGPASRPSRE, via the coding sequence GTGTACTGGCTCGAACTCGCCGGCGAGGAGGACGCGTTCGCGGCGCGCGAAGCCGCCGTCGCCGCGGCGGGCGTCGAACTGCTCGCGCCGGGAGTCGCCCGCGCCGGGAGCGTCGGGCTCGGTCGCGACGACGCGGGGGCGGCGGTCCGACGGCTCGCGTACACCCGCAGCGCAACCGAGGCGGTCGCCCGGACCGACGCCGACATCGACGCCGCGGCCGCCGCCCTGGAGGCGGCGCCAATCGACCGATCGGGGACGGTCGCGGTCCGCGCCCGCAACGTGCGAAACACGACGGCGGTCTCGACGAGCGCGGCCGAGCGCGAGCTGGGCGGCGTCCTCGTCGACCGCGGGTTCGACGTCGACCTCGACGACCCCGACCACGTGTTGCGCGCGCTGTTCGCGGCCGGCGAGCGCGAGGCACACGAGTCGGTGCCGGGCGCGGACGGCGACGCGGCCGCGGTCTGTGCGCTGGGGTGGGTCGTCGCCGAGGCCGCGCGTGATTTCGCGCCGGACCCCACCGACCGACCCTTCTTCCAGCCGGGCAGCATGGCGCCGGCGGACGCGCGGGCGTACGTCAACCTCGCCGGCGCGGGGCCCGGTCGGACCGTGCTCGATCCGATGTGCGGCACCGGCGGGTTACCCCTCGAAGCGGGGCTCGTCGGGAGCGACGCGGTCGCCTGCGACGCGCAGTCGAAGATGGTCCGCGGGACGCGCGAGAACCTCCGGGCGTACGTCGGGGACGGCTCGGCGGGGCCGAACTGGCACGTCGCCCGCGGTGACGCCACCGACCTCCCGCTGCGAGACGACTCAGTGGATGGGGTCGCGTTCGACGCCCCGTACGGCCGGCAGTCGAAGATCGCCCGGCACGAACTGGCCGACCTCGTGGCGGGCGCGCTCGCGGAGGCCGCCCGCGTCGCCCCCCGTGCGGTCGTGATCGCCGACCGCGACTGGCGTCGGGAGGCGCGTGCGGCCGGGTGGACCGTCGACGCCGCCTTCGAGCGCCGGGTGCACCGCTCGCTCACCCGCCACGTGCTCGTCCTCGATCGGCGGCCGGACCGCGACGACCGCCGTGGACCGGCGAGTCGACCGTCCCGAGAGTGA
- a CDS encoding ORC1-type DNA replication protein: protein MTGDAGGDMLSWDESVFRDESVFEIDHVPETFRHRESQLESLKYALRPAVRGSRPLNTMVRGPPGTGKTTAVQKLFGELGARTDVRTVRVNCQVDSTRYAVFSRIFEGIFDYEPPSSGISFKKLFGQITDRLVEEDDVLVVTLDDVNYLFYENEASDTLYSLLRAHEAHSGAKIGVIVVSSDLGLDVIDDLDTRVQSVFRPEEVYFPVYDATEIYDILFERAKRGFHDGVIGDSELERVADLTAESGDLRVGIDLLRRAGLNAEMRASKTIVGEDVESAYDKSKHVHLSRSLRGLSESERALVRVLAENDGERAGAVYDAFREETDLGYTRYSEIINKLDQLGVIDAEYADVEGRGRSRELSLAYDAEAVLDRLE from the coding sequence ATGACCGGGGACGCCGGCGGCGACATGCTCTCGTGGGACGAGTCGGTGTTCCGCGACGAGTCGGTGTTCGAGATCGACCACGTCCCCGAGACGTTCCGCCACCGCGAGAGCCAACTGGAGAGTTTAAAGTACGCGCTCCGCCCGGCCGTTCGGGGCTCCCGACCGCTCAACACGATGGTCCGCGGCCCGCCCGGCACCGGCAAGACCACGGCGGTCCAGAAGCTGTTCGGCGAACTCGGCGCCCGGACCGACGTGCGCACGGTCCGCGTGAACTGCCAGGTGGACTCGACGCGCTACGCAGTCTTCTCCCGCATCTTCGAGGGGATATTCGATTATGAACCCCCCTCCTCCGGAATCTCGTTTAAAAAACTGTTCGGCCAGATCACGGACCGGCTCGTGGAGGAAGACGACGTGCTCGTCGTCACCTTAGACGACGTGAACTACCTCTTTTATGAGAACGAGGCCTCAGACACGCTCTACTCGCTTTTGCGCGCCCACGAGGCGCACTCCGGCGCGAAGATCGGCGTCATCGTCGTCTCCTCCGATCTCGGCCTCGACGTGATAGACGACCTCGACACCCGCGTCCAGTCGGTGTTCCGGCCGGAGGAGGTGTACTTCCCCGTCTACGACGCGACCGAGATATACGACATCCTCTTCGAGCGCGCGAAACGCGGCTTCCACGACGGCGTCATCGGGGATAGCGAACTGGAGCGCGTCGCGGATCTGACCGCCGAGAGCGGCGACCTCCGGGTCGGCATCGACCTCCTCCGCCGGGCGGGACTCAACGCCGAGATGCGCGCCTCGAAGACCATCGTCGGCGAGGACGTGGAGTCAGCCTACGACAAATCGAAGCACGTTCACCTCTCGCGGTCGCTCCGCGGCCTCTCGGAGTCAGAGCGCGCGCTCGTCCGCGTCCTCGCCGAAAACGACGGCGAGCGCGCCGGAGCGGTGTACGACGCGTTCCGCGAGGAGACCGACCTCGGCTACACCCGCTACTCGGAGATCATCAACAAACTCGACCAACTCGGCGTGATCGACGCGGAGTACGCCGACGTGGAGGGGCGCGGGCGCTCCCGCGAACTCTCCTTGGCCTACGACGCCGAGGCGGTGTTAGACCGGCTGGAGTAG
- the rpiA gene encoding ribose-5-phosphate isomerase RpiA translates to MKTSGGSDAAKRRAGESAAETVDDGEVVGLGTGSTAAHAIRRLGDRVDAGLDVRGVATSFASRELAVDCGIPLIDLDEAVGLDAPGIDRAIDGADQIAVGRGDEPTVGPLIKGGGAAHAREKLVDAAADRFHVVADPSKEAAVLDRSVPIAVLPDGRSAVADAVRAAGGEPTLRLAERKDGPVVTDDGHLVLDCAFGEIDAPERLAATLSATPGVVEHGLFVGLADAVHVGTETGVRVARR, encoded by the coding sequence ATGAAGACGAGCGGCGGCAGCGACGCGGCGAAGCGACGGGCCGGCGAGTCGGCGGCCGAGACGGTCGACGACGGCGAGGTGGTCGGCCTCGGAACCGGCTCGACCGCGGCCCACGCGATCCGGCGGCTCGGCGACCGAGTGGACGCCGGGCTCGACGTGAGGGGCGTGGCGACCTCCTTCGCGAGCCGCGAGCTCGCGGTCGACTGCGGGATTCCCCTCATCGACCTCGACGAGGCCGTCGGCCTCGACGCCCCCGGAATCGACCGAGCGATCGACGGGGCCGATCAGATTGCGGTCGGCCGCGGCGACGAACCGACCGTCGGCCCGCTTATCAAGGGCGGCGGCGCCGCGCACGCTCGCGAGAAGCTCGTCGACGCCGCGGCCGACCGGTTTCACGTCGTCGCCGACCCCTCGAAGGAGGCGGCGGTCCTCGATCGGTCGGTCCCGATAGCGGTGCTCCCCGACGGCCGGTCGGCGGTCGCCGACGCGGTGCGAGCCGCCGGCGGCGAGCCGACGCTCCGGCTCGCGGAACGGAAGGACGGGCCGGTCGTCACGGACGACGGGCACCTCGTCTTGGACTGCGCGTTCGGCGAAATCGACGCCCCGGAGCGGCTCGCGGCGACGCTGTCCGCGACGCCCGGCGTCGTCGAACACGGGCTGTTCGTGGGGCTCGCGGACGCGGTCCACGTCGGGACGGAGACGGGGGTTCGCGTCGCTCGGCGGTAA
- a CDS encoding DUF1931 family protein: MADLIVKAAVKEALDDKNVASDFYDALDDEVDELLEDAARRAEANDRKTVQPRDL; encoded by the coding sequence ATGGCAGACCTTATTGTCAAAGCGGCCGTCAAGGAAGCCCTGGACGACAAAAACGTTGCTTCGGACTTCTACGACGCGCTCGACGACGAAGTGGACGAGCTGCTCGAAGACGCTGCGCGCCGAGCCGAGGCCAACGACCGGAAGACGGTCCAGCCTCGCGACCTCTAA
- the larB gene encoding nickel pincer cofactor biosynthesis protein LarB produces MRDTLEALDAGEIGVTEAESRLAGYATTAAGRFDAARERRRGIPEAILAEGKVPAEVAALTTTAVETTGRALVTRADADDAAAIRTAVDRELDAGAAGDPVVDHDERTGTVVVHAGDFEPPDLDATVAIVAAGTADAAVAGEAAVVAGEVGATVDRIDDVGVANVDRILDQRDRIRSADVVVVAAGREGALPTVAAGLVDAPVIALPVSTGYGVGGDGVAALQGALQSCSVLTTVNVDAGFVAGAQAGLIAKAIDAAAES; encoded by the coding sequence ATGCGCGACACGCTAGAGGCGCTCGACGCCGGGGAGATCGGCGTCACGGAGGCGGAGTCACGACTCGCCGGCTACGCGACGACGGCGGCGGGGCGGTTCGACGCCGCCCGCGAGCGCCGGCGCGGGATTCCCGAGGCGATCCTCGCGGAAGGAAAGGTGCCGGCGGAGGTCGCCGCGCTGACGACGACCGCGGTGGAGACGACGGGCCGCGCGCTGGTGACGCGGGCGGACGCCGACGACGCGGCCGCGATCCGAACGGCGGTGGACCGCGAACTCGACGCCGGGGCGGCGGGCGACCCGGTCGTCGACCACGACGAGCGAACCGGCACGGTCGTCGTGCACGCGGGCGACTTCGAGCCCCCGGATCTCGACGCGACCGTCGCCATCGTCGCGGCCGGGACCGCGGACGCGGCGGTCGCGGGCGAGGCGGCGGTCGTCGCCGGCGAGGTCGGCGCGACGGTCGACCGGATCGACGACGTGGGCGTTGCCAACGTCGACCGCATCCTCGACCAGCGCGACCGGATCCGGTCGGCCGACGTGGTCGTCGTCGCCGCCGGCCGCGAGGGAGCGCTCCCGACGGTCGCGGCGGGCCTCGTCGACGCCCCGGTGATCGCGCTCCCCGTCTCGACCGGGTACGGCGTCGGAGGCGACGGCGTGGCGGCCCTGCAGGGCGCGCTCCAGTCCTGCTCCGTGCTCACGACGGTGAACGTCGACGCGGGGTTCGTGGCGGGCGCGCAGGCGGGGCTGATCGCCAAGGCGATAGACGCGGCGGCGGAGTCGTAG
- a CDS encoding GIY-YIG nuclease family protein produces the protein MSTSSAGGSHHVYVIECADGTLYTGYTTDVERRVAEHDAGEGAKYTRGRTPVTLRHVESFDSKSAAMSREHAIKSLSRAEKERLIGDE, from the coding sequence GTGTCCACATCGAGCGCGGGCGGGTCACATCACGTGTACGTCATCGAGTGTGCCGACGGGACGCTCTACACCGGCTACACCACCGACGTGGAGCGGCGCGTCGCCGAACACGACGCCGGGGAGGGCGCGAAGTACACCCGCGGGCGAACGCCCGTGACGCTGCGCCACGTCGAGTCGTTCGACTCGAAGTCGGCGGCGATGTCGCGTGAACACGCGATCAAGTCGCTCTCGCGAGCCGAGAAGGAGCGGCTGATCGGCGACGAGTAG
- the hisG gene encoding ATP phosphoribosyltransferase translates to MRIAVPNKGRLHDPTLSLLERAGLHVEETADRQLYADTVDPDVSILFARAADIPEYVRDGAADLGITGLDQAAESGGVADAATAAADDDLVDLLDLGYGSCKLVLAAPEDGDVSTVEDLAGGAIATEFPAVTRAYLDRVDVDADVVTVTGATELTPHVDMADAIVDITSTGTTLKVNRLAVIDDVLDSSVRLFARPDVVDDPKVEQVMTAFESVLAADGRRYLMMNAPKDRLDAVKDVIPGLGGPTVMDVEADENGNGMVAVHAVVEERDVFATISELKSVGATGILVTEIERLVE, encoded by the coding sequence ATGCGCATCGCCGTTCCCAACAAGGGCCGCCTACACGACCCGACGCTCTCACTCCTCGAGCGCGCCGGGCTCCACGTCGAGGAGACCGCCGACCGCCAGCTGTACGCCGACACCGTCGACCCCGACGTCTCCATCCTCTTCGCTCGGGCGGCGGACATCCCCGAATACGTCCGGGACGGCGCGGCCGACCTCGGCATCACCGGCCTCGATCAGGCGGCCGAGTCCGGCGGCGTCGCCGACGCGGCGACCGCGGCGGCCGACGACGACCTCGTGGATCTGCTCGATTTGGGGTACGGCTCCTGTAAACTCGTCCTCGCGGCGCCCGAAGACGGCGACGTCTCGACCGTCGAGGATCTCGCCGGCGGCGCCATCGCCACCGAGTTCCCGGCGGTGACGCGCGCCTACCTCGACCGCGTGGACGTCGACGCCGACGTGGTCACCGTGACGGGCGCGACGGAGCTGACCCCCCACGTCGACATGGCCGACGCCATCGTCGACATCACCTCGACGGGGACGACGCTCAAGGTGAACCGGCTCGCCGTGATCGACGACGTGCTCGACTCCTCGGTGCGGCTCTTCGCGCGGCCCGACGTCGTCGATGACCCGAAAGTCGAGCAGGTGATGACCGCCTTCGAGTCCGTCCTCGCCGCCGACGGGCGCCGCTACCTGATGATGAACGCTCCGAAAGACCGGCTCGACGCGGTGAAAGACGTGATCCCCGGCCTCGGCGGGCCGACCGTCATGGACGTGGAGGCGGACGAGAACGGGAACGGCATGGTGGCGGTCCACGCCGTCGTCGAGGAGCGCGACGTGTTCGCGACCATCTCCGAACTGAAGTCGGTCGGCGCGACCGGCATCCTCGTCACGGAGATCGAGCGCCTCGTCGAGTGA
- the uvrB gene encoding excinuclease ABC subunit UvrB, which produces MSDADSPLSEDRPTVDRPLRVDAPFEPAGDQPEAIEGLVEGYESGAKKQTLLGVTGSGKTNTVSWVAEELDQPTLVLAHNKTLAAQLYEEFRELFPDNAVEYFVSYYDYYQPEAYVEQTDTFIDKEMSINEEIDRLRHSATRSLLTRDDVIVVASVSAIYGLGDPQNYRDMALRLEVGEEVGREALLARLVDLNYERNDVDFTQGTFRVRGDTVEIYPMYGRYAVRVELWGEEIDRMIKVDPMKGEVVSEEPAVMLHPAEHYSIPDDKLEQAVTEIEDLMEKRVSYFERQGDLVAAQRIEERTTFDLEMLREAGYCSGIENYSVHMDDRESGDAPYTLLDYFPDDFLTVIDESHQTIPQIKGQYEGDKSRKDSLVENGFRLPTAYDNRPLTFDEFEEKTDRTLYVSATPSDYERETSDRIVEQIVRPTHLVDPKVEITEATGQVEDLLERVGDRIERDERVLVTTLTKRMAEDLTEYFEEAGIDVAYMHDETDTLERHEIIRDLRLGNIDVLVGINLLREGLDIPEVSLVAILDADQEGFLRSTTTLVQTMGRAARNVNGEVVLYADRTTDSMQAAIEETQRRREIQVEYNAEHGYEATTIDKPVGETNLPGSKTDTSSVSVGDVESKEEATAQIEALEDRMDEAASNLEFELAADIRDRIAELRRAFDLDGGDDGVPAPMIDE; this is translated from the coding sequence GTGAGCGACGCCGACTCCCCCCTCTCGGAGGACCGCCCGACCGTCGACCGACCCCTCCGCGTCGACGCCCCGTTCGAGCCCGCGGGCGACCAGCCGGAGGCCATCGAAGGGTTAGTCGAGGGGTACGAGTCGGGCGCGAAAAAACAGACCCTCCTCGGCGTAACGGGGTCCGGGAAGACGAACACCGTCTCGTGGGTCGCCGAGGAGTTAGACCAGCCCACCCTCGTCTTGGCCCACAACAAGACCCTCGCGGCCCAGCTGTACGAGGAGTTCCGCGAGCTGTTCCCGGACAACGCCGTCGAGTACTTTGTCTCCTACTACGACTACTACCAGCCGGAGGCGTACGTCGAGCAGACGGACACGTTCATCGACAAGGAGATGTCGATAAACGAGGAGATCGACCGCCTGCGACACTCCGCGACGCGCTCGCTTCTCACCCGCGACGACGTGATCGTGGTCGCGTCGGTGTCGGCCATCTACGGTCTCGGCGACCCGCAGAACTACCGGGACATGGCGCTCCGGCTTGAGGTCGGCGAGGAGGTTGGCCGCGAGGCCCTGCTCGCCCGCCTCGTCGACCTGAACTACGAGCGCAACGACGTGGACTTCACGCAGGGCACCTTCCGGGTGCGCGGCGACACCGTCGAGATATATCCGATGTACGGGCGCTACGCGGTTCGCGTGGAGCTGTGGGGCGAAGAGATCGACCGGATGATCAAAGTCGACCCGATGAAAGGCGAGGTCGTCTCCGAGGAGCCGGCGGTGATGCTCCACCCGGCAGAGCACTACTCGATCCCCGACGACAAACTGGAGCAGGCGGTCACAGAGATCGAGGACCTGATGGAGAAACGCGTCAGCTACTTCGAGCGACAGGGCGACCTGGTCGCCGCCCAGCGCATCGAAGAGCGGACCACGTTCGACTTGGAGATGCTCCGGGAGGCGGGCTACTGCTCCGGGATCGAGAACTACTCCGTCCACATGGACGATCGTGAGTCGGGCGACGCCCCCTACACCCTCCTCGACTACTTCCCCGACGACTTCCTCACCGTGATCGACGAGTCCCACCAGACGATCCCGCAGATAAAAGGCCAGTACGAGGGGGACAAGTCCCGCAAGGACTCGCTCGTCGAGAACGGCTTCCGGCTCCCGACCGCCTACGACAACCGCCCGCTGACCTTCGACGAGTTCGAAGAGAAGACGGACCGCACCCTCTACGTCTCGGCGACGCCGAGCGACTACGAGCGCGAGACCTCGGACCGGATCGTCGAGCAGATCGTTCGGCCCACGCACCTCGTCGACCCGAAAGTGGAGATCACCGAGGCGACTGGCCAGGTCGAGGACCTCCTCGAACGGGTCGGCGACCGGATCGAACGCGACGAGCGCGTGCTCGTCACCACCCTCACGAAGCGGATGGCCGAGGACCTCACGGAGTACTTCGAGGAGGCGGGGATCGACGTGGCGTACATGCACGACGAGACGGACACCTTGGAGCGCCACGAGATCATCCGCGACCTCCGCCTCGGCAACATCGACGTGTTGGTCGGGATCAACCTGCTCCGCGAGGGGCTCGACATCCCCGAAGTCTCGCTCGTCGCCATCCTCGACGCCGACCAGGAGGGGTTCCTCCGCTCCACGACGACGCTCGTCCAGACGATGGGGCGGGCCGCCCGCAACGTCAACGGCGAGGTCGTCCTCTACGCGGACCGGACGACCGACTCGATGCAGGCCGCCATCGAGGAGACCCAGCGGCGCCGCGAGATCCAGGTCGAGTACAACGCCGAACACGGCTACGAGGCGACCACCATCGACAAGCCCGTCGGCGAGACGAACCTCCCCGGTTCGAAGACGGACACCTCGTCTGTCAGCGTCGGCGACGTGGAGAGCAAAGAGGAGGCGACGGCACAGATCGAGGCGCTCGAAGACCGGATGGACGAGGCCGCGAGCAACCTGGAGTTCGAGCTGGCGGCCGACATCCGCGACCGGATCGCGGAACTCCGGCGCGCGTTCGACCTCGACGGCGGCGACGACGGCGTCCCGGCGCCGATGATAGACGAGTGA
- a CDS encoding SPFH domain-containing protein produces MGTQGPRGNAFDVGEATGAIPDAIWQYMALALALLVGFALLSQSLVYGVAALAVLVAAVTVVSAVEIVDAYDKEALTVFGEYRKLLQPGVHLIPPFVSRTYAFDMRTQTIDVPSQSAITRDNSPVTADAVVYIKVMDAKKAFLEVDDYKNAVSNLAQTTLRAVLGDMELDDTLSRRDQINDRINEELDEPTDEWGIRVEAVEVREVSPSQEVQRAMEQQTGAERRRRAMILEAQGERRSAVEQAEGDKQSNIIRAQGEKQSQILEAQGDAISTVLRARSAESMGERAIIERGMETLEEIGKGDSTTFVLPQELTSLVGRYGKALSGSDVQEMEGLEGKEFDEETEKLLGLEDIESALEQLDTVADSDLRTDETRDADTARDVDLGRQDDAAREADRDIELETESEHPSD; encoded by the coding sequence ATGGGAACACAAGGTCCTCGCGGCAACGCCTTCGACGTCGGAGAGGCGACGGGTGCGATCCCGGACGCCATCTGGCAGTACATGGCGCTCGCGCTCGCGCTCCTCGTCGGCTTCGCCCTCCTCAGCCAGAGCCTCGTCTACGGCGTCGCGGCGCTCGCGGTGCTGGTGGCGGCCGTCACGGTCGTCAGCGCCGTCGAGATCGTCGACGCCTACGACAAGGAGGCGCTCACGGTGTTCGGCGAGTATCGCAAACTGCTCCAACCGGGCGTGCATCTGATCCCCCCCTTCGTCTCCCGCACGTACGCCTTCGACATGCGGACGCAGACGATCGACGTGCCGAGCCAGTCGGCGATCACGCGGGACAACTCGCCGGTGACGGCCGACGCGGTCGTCTACATCAAGGTGATGGACGCGAAGAAGGCATTCTTGGAGGTCGACGACTACAAAAACGCGGTCTCGAACCTCGCGCAGACGACGCTTCGCGCCGTCCTCGGCGACATGGAACTCGACGACACGCTCTCCCGGCGCGACCAGATCAACGACCGCATCAACGAGGAGTTGGACGAGCCCACCGACGAGTGGGGGATCCGCGTCGAGGCGGTCGAGGTCCGCGAGGTGAGCCCGTCACAGGAGGTCCAACGCGCGATGGAACAGCAGACGGGCGCGGAGCGTCGCCGCCGCGCGATGATTCTCGAAGCGCAGGGTGAGCGTCGCTCCGCGGTCGAGCAGGCGGAGGGTGACAAGCAGTCGAACATCATCCGCGCACAGGGTGAAAAGCAGAGTCAGATCCTCGAAGCGCAGGGTGACGCGATTTCGACCGTGCTCCGGGCTCGCTCCGCGGAGTCGATGGGCGAGCGCGCCATCATCGAGCGCGGCATGGAGACCCTAGAAGAGATCGGCAAGGGCGACTCGACGACGTTCGTCCTCCCGCAGGAGCTCACCAGCCTCGTCGGGCGCTACGGCAAGGCGCTCTCCGGCTCCGACGTCCAGGAGATGGAGGGGCTCGAAGGCAAGGAGTTCGACGAGGAGACGGAGAAGCTCCTCGGACTGGAGGACATCGAGAGCGCGCTCGAACAGCTCGACACGGTGGCCGACAGCGACCTCCGGACCGACGAGACCCGCGACGCGGACACGGCCCGCGACGTCGACCTGGGTCGCCAGGACGACGCGGCACGCGAGGCCGACCGCGACATCGAACTGGAGACCGAAAGCGAGCACCCGAGCGACTGA
- a CDS encoding O-acetylhomoserine aminocarboxypropyltransferase/cysteine synthase family protein — protein MPADDDGDHEFRTRSVHAGSNPDPATGARATPIYQTTSYEFEDADHAARLFGLEEAGNVYSRIMNPTNAALEERIASLENGVGAVATASGMASLDLATFMLASAGDNIVSSSALYGGTYTYFTHSVERRGVSTRFVDPLDYEGYAEAIDEDTAYVHLETIGNPALVTPDIQRIADIAHEHGAPLFVDNTFATPYLCRPLDHGADLVWESTTKWLTGNGTTVGGVLVDGGSFPWAEHAEKYPEIAQDNPAYHGINFVEAFGDAAFTFAATTRGLRDLGDQQSPFDAWNTLQQTESLPLRMDRHCENAAIVAETLEAHDDVAWVNYPGLESHETHEEASEYLEGGYGGMITFGLEGGYEAAKGTVENADLASLLANVGDAKTLVIHPASTTHQQLTEEEQEAAGVTADMVRLSVGIEDPADIVADLEAAIEHATA, from the coding sequence ATGCCAGCCGACGACGACGGCGACCACGAGTTCCGCACCCGAAGCGTCCACGCCGGATCGAACCCCGACCCGGCGACGGGCGCCCGCGCGACGCCGATCTATCAGACCACCTCCTACGAGTTCGAGGACGCCGACCACGCGGCCCGCCTCTTCGGGTTAGAGGAGGCCGGCAACGTCTACTCGCGGATCATGAATCCGACGAACGCCGCCCTCGAAGAGCGGATCGCCTCCCTCGAAAACGGGGTCGGCGCGGTCGCCACCGCCTCCGGGATGGCGTCGCTCGACCTGGCGACGTTCATGCTCGCGTCCGCGGGCGACAACATCGTCTCGTCGTCCGCGCTGTACGGCGGCACGTACACCTACTTCACCCACTCCGTCGAGCGGCGCGGCGTCTCGACCCGGTTCGTCGACCCGCTCGACTACGAGGGGTACGCCGAGGCCATCGACGAGGACACCGCCTACGTCCACCTCGAAACCATCGGCAACCCCGCGCTCGTCACGCCGGACATCCAGCGTATCGCCGACATCGCTCACGAGCACGGCGCGCCGCTCTTCGTCGACAACACGTTCGCGACGCCGTACCTCTGCCGGCCGCTCGACCACGGCGCCGACCTCGTCTGGGAGTCGACGACGAAGTGGCTCACGGGCAACGGCACCACCGTCGGCGGGGTCTTGGTTGACGGCGGCTCGTTCCCGTGGGCCGAACACGCCGAGAAGTACCCGGAGATCGCCCAGGACAACCCGGCGTATCACGGGATCAACTTCGTCGAGGCGTTCGGCGACGCGGCGTTCACCTTCGCGGCGACGACGCGCGGCCTGCGCGACCTGGGCGACCAGCAGTCCCCGTTCGACGCGTGGAACACGCTCCAGCAGACGGAGTCGCTCCCGCTGCGGATGGACCGCCACTGCGAGAACGCCGCGATCGTCGCGGAGACCCTCGAAGCCCACGACGACGTTGCGTGGGTGAACTACCCCGGACTGGAGAGCCACGAGACCCACGAGGAGGCCAGCGAGTACTTGGAGGGCGGCTACGGCGGCATGATCACCTTCGGACTCGAAGGCGGCTACGAGGCCGCGAAGGGGACCGTCGAGAACGCCGACCTCGCCTCGCTGCTCGCGAACGTCGGCGACGCGAAGACGCTCGTCATCCACCCGGCCTCGACGACGCACCAGCAGTTGACCGAGGAGGAACAGGAGGCCGCCGGCGTCACCGCCGACATGGTCCGGCTCTCCGTCGGTATCGAAGATCCGGCCGACATCGTCGCCGACCTCGAAGCCGCGATCGAACACGCGACCGCGTGA